Proteins encoded by one window of Erythrobacter sp.:
- a CDS encoding DUF262 domain-containing protein has product MREPRKFTIKQLVSSNSQFVIPRYQRGYDWKGDTQVKDLFTDLIQCLESNYDQDLFLGSMIFDVADEKSGNQVEIIDGQQRFTTIIIALIAARDFAKNVLQNPQLALNIQNDIQNSDVVLGSSFNRLKASETIRDVFDIMCAPDWDTSFPDSVFDSKTKKTRSIRRQVSRVEPIYKYAATQISDLCEGKGQEAFIKFVKQLQHQTYIIRIDVDDKSEAFEIFERTNARGKPLEVSDLLKNFLFSRSKELDDAAEEIWDRVSEYAGNNILRVLKYFWISRRGPVANRDLYRNLRSYAAEIGVNEFVNELQNFSEYYAAFYSNERKTFPDWMMGVGVATNMMYLTEISRSVAALRLFNVTQPLPLIYAAVSAFTNLPQDGRDPKDLINLVRYLESYHYINNKICRRIGNEVERTYASHSDRLYNGDDFKAGVNSLLEELKERTASREEFSANFGYLSYESLNDRAIIRYTFDRIANKAVKEGQRISLVDFYGAEAGAVSEFDIEHLLAQSSATDEDSVVHDIGNLIVMPKQINGILGSDSPEQKIEKLLHPANFSNNIKNVPQYIYEFAEYAQKFGSWDENAIKERTHYLADQVYQDARFGYAYK; this is encoded by the coding sequence ATGCGCGAGCCGCGAAAATTCACAATAAAGCAACTTGTAAGCTCAAACTCACAGTTTGTGATCCCACGGTATCAGAGAGGCTACGATTGGAAAGGTGACACGCAGGTAAAGGATCTCTTTACTGATCTGATACAGTGCCTAGAATCGAACTATGATCAAGACCTCTTTCTCGGCAGTATGATATTTGATGTCGCCGATGAAAAAAGTGGGAATCAAGTAGAAATTATCGACGGTCAACAACGATTTACGACAATAATCATTGCTCTAATTGCTGCACGAGATTTTGCTAAAAATGTTTTGCAAAATCCGCAGCTTGCACTTAACATACAGAACGATATTCAAAATTCTGATGTTGTACTTGGAAGTAGCTTTAACAGGTTGAAAGCGTCTGAGACGATTCGTGACGTTTTCGACATCATGTGCGCTCCCGATTGGGATACTTCTTTTCCCGACTCAGTCTTCGATTCCAAAACTAAGAAAACTCGGTCGATTCGTCGCCAAGTTTCCCGAGTTGAACCGATTTATAAGTATGCAGCTACCCAAATCAGTGATCTTTGCGAGGGCAAGGGGCAAGAAGCATTCATAAAATTTGTAAAGCAGTTACAGCATCAGACCTACATTATCAGAATTGACGTCGACGACAAATCTGAAGCGTTTGAGATATTTGAGCGCACTAATGCCCGTGGAAAGCCACTTGAGGTCTCAGATCTCCTTAAAAACTTCCTGTTTTCCAGAAGCAAAGAACTCGACGACGCAGCAGAGGAAATCTGGGACCGTGTGTCCGAATACGCAGGGAATAACATTCTCCGCGTTCTAAAGTATTTTTGGATCTCACGCAGAGGCCCAGTTGCAAATAGAGATTTGTACCGAAATCTGCGGAGTTATGCGGCCGAAATCGGAGTAAATGAATTCGTCAATGAACTCCAGAATTTCAGCGAATACTACGCAGCTTTTTATTCCAACGAGAGAAAGACCTTTCCTGACTGGATGATGGGTGTCGGTGTCGCGACCAACATGATGTATCTGACGGAGATATCTCGATCAGTCGCCGCTCTACGACTCTTTAACGTGACGCAACCCCTGCCCCTTATTTACGCCGCAGTCAGCGCGTTTACGAACCTGCCTCAAGATGGAAGAGACCCTAAAGACCTCATCAATTTGGTTCGCTATCTCGAGTCATACCACTACATTAATAATAAAATTTGCCGTCGCATCGGAAATGAAGTCGAAAGAACTTATGCATCGCATTCTGACCGACTTTACAACGGTGACGACTTTAAGGCAGGTGTAAACTCTCTTTTAGAGGAACTGAAGGAGCGTACAGCGAGTCGAGAAGAGTTTTCTGCAAACTTCGGTTATTTGAGTTATGAAAGCTTAAATGATCGGGCGATCATCAGATATACGTTTGATAGAATCGCCAATAAGGCCGTCAAAGAGGGTCAGAGAATTAGCTTGGTCGATTTTTATGGCGCCGAAGCCGGCGCGGTTAGTGAATTCGATATCGAGCATTTATTGGCGCAATCCAGTGCCACCGATGAAGATTCTGTGGTTCATGACATTGGCAACCTCATCGTAATGCCGAAGCAAATAAATGGCATTCTCGGAAGTGATAGTCCTGAACAAAAAATCGAGAAGCTTTTACATCCTGCAAATTTTTCGAACAACATTAAGAATGTCCCCCAGTATATATATGAATTTGCGGAGTATGCCCAAAAGTTTGGTTCGTGGGATGAAAACGCAATAAAGGAGCGGACGCATTACTTGGCCGACCAGGTTTACCAAGATGCGCGTTTTGGCTACGCTTACAAATGA